ATTGTCATTGGTGATTCCATTACTGATTTACAAGCAGCTAAAGAAGCTGATGAAGTATTTGCATGCGATGATTTCCTTATAGAAAAGTGTAGAGAACTCAACTTACATTTCTCTTCCTTCTCTACTTTCTATGAAGTGATTGATTCTCTTCAAAATAAAAAGGAGGTGAGAAATCATTGAGCTTTACAATCGATCATACACATGCTCTTTGGAATGAATTGGCCGATATCAAAGATGAACTAGCTGCAAGAGATTGGTTTCCGGGTACTAGTGGAAATTTATCAATCAAAGTGAGCGATAGCCCTCTTACTTTTCTTGTTACAGCCAGTGGGAAAGATAAACGTAAGAGAACTTCTGATGATTTCGTATTAGTCGATCAAGACGGTCAACCCGTCGAGACCTCAAATTTGAAACCTTCCGCAGAAACGATCTTACACCAGCAAATTTATGAAAAGACAAATGCTGGATGCTCCCTTCATGTCCATACGATCGACAATAATGTGATTTCAGATCTGTATGGTGATCAAGGTTTTATCACGTTTCGTCACCAAGAATTAATTAAAGCGTTTAATATTTGGCAAGAAGATGGAACAATCACCATTCCAATTGTAGAAAATTATGCAGACCTTTCACGACTAGGAGAAGCTGTCGCTGAGCGAATCACTCCCGGTGTACATGGCATTTTGATTCGTAACCATGGTATTACCGCTTGGGGACGAGATGGTTTTGAGGCAAAGAAACATTTAGAAGCATTTGAGTTTTTATTTAGTTATCACGTAAAAATGAGACTTCTTTGTTAAAGGAAGACTGAATAACTTTGTCTTAAATCACTGTTTTATATACTTAGAGGGGGAATGAACAATGGCTATAATTTATATTCGTGATACAGAGGAAGTAATTAGTGGAGAAGAAAATGTAAGACAATTTCTAACTAGTCAAGATGTGCTATATGAGTATTGGAACCCGTCAAAGCTTCCTGAAGAACTTCAAAACGTATGTCACTTAAATGATGAAGACAAAAAACAAGTACTTTCTACATTCGATGAGGAAATACAGTCACTAGCAGCACGTAGAGGGTATAAAAGATGGGATGTGATCTCACTCAATAAAGACACACCTGAATTAGATAGCTTGCTTAAGAAATTTGAAAAAGTCCATACCCACACCGAAGATGAGGTGCGCGCGATTACAGCGGGATCTGGTACATTCGTGATCAAAGGCGAAAAAACGGGCTATTTCGATGTGCGCTTATCC
Above is a genomic segment from Bacillus sp. FJAT-45037 containing:
- a CDS encoding cupin domain-containing protein, with product MAIIYIRDTEEVISGEENVRQFLTSQDVLYEYWNPSKLPEELQNVCHLNDEDKKQVLSTFDEEIQSLAARRGYKRWDVISLNKDTPELDSLLKKFEKVHTHTEDEVRAITAGSGTFVIKGEKTGYFDVRLSPGDVISVPVNVPHFFTLSEEKQVVAVRLFIDPEGWVAHPFTDPAFEKTKVLE
- a CDS encoding methylthioribulose 1-phosphate dehydratase; its protein translation is MSFTIDHTHALWNELADIKDELAARDWFPGTSGNLSIKVSDSPLTFLVTASGKDKRKRTSDDFVLVDQDGQPVETSNLKPSAETILHQQIYEKTNAGCSLHVHTIDNNVISDLYGDQGFITFRHQELIKAFNIWQEDGTITIPIVENYADLSRLGEAVAERITPGVHGILIRNHGITAWGRDGFEAKKHLEAFEFLFSYHVKMRLLC